The genomic stretch TGCAAATCCTATTTCTTCTATGTTTTTATTAATGCGTCTGAGAATTCTGCGGGTAAAAAACCAATTGAAGGCCGTGTGTTTAATGGGGTATTTATATTCTTTATTATCGGACATTTATCACGAAACGTTAGTTAATCAAAGATAATGGCTTTTATTTAAACATGTAATTTAGTATATATGAGTTTTTCTGATGGATTGAACTTTTGAATTATTTTTTTCTAATGACAAATGTGGCTAAGGTGTAATGCACAGTTGATTGCTGCAAAACTCCATCTTTGTATATATAATCTGTATGGTTACTGTTTCTGGGGTGTGACATCGTGTATCGCCCATTTGCTGTTTTTTTAATTGGCTTATTGATGGCATCAAATTCTGAAAAAATTGCATCAACATATTTGGGCTCAACGATGCACAATATACCATCAGAAATTGTTATTTTTCCATAAAACTTTCTTAGGTCGCCATCTTCATTAACCAAATAATAGCCATTCTTTTTTACGACCTGCATGCTTGAGCGAACATTTCCATTTAAATAGGTTATTACGGTTGAAGAATACAATTCATCATTCACGTATTTAACTTTCATGGTGTATTTTACTTCTACTGTTATTATCACTTTTGCAACCACTTTACTAACCAAATCCAAGTTGAGTGTATTGCCTTTTCGGGTAATAACAGCATCCAAATTGCCTACATCTTTACCATTATATAGAATGTCGTATTTTAAGTTTTGCGACCACCCCATTGTTGTTGTAAACAGGAATATATAAAACAATGCTACTTTCATAAAAAGTCAAACCTACATATTTTTTTCAAAAATAAAATTAAAATATCGTATTAAAAGAAGACATAATTATGAACATATGTTCATAAAAATACATACATTTGGTTCAAATTAATTATGTCGAGACCAAAACATAAACGAAAAATAAATGGACCTCCTATGATGGAGGGTTTTAAACCCTTTGGAATTCCAATGAAAGATTTAGAGCCTGTTATTTTGTTATTTGAAGAGTATGAATCCATTCGCTTATCGGATTACCTGAATTATACACATGAAGAATCGGCTATAAAAATGAATATTTCCAGACCAACTTTTACAAGAATTTATGAAAAAGCCCGAAAGCAGATTGCAAAATCGTTTATTGAAGGAAAAGCTTTGCTTTTTGAGGGAGGAAATTACGAAACCGATGATTTTTGGTATAGATGTAATAGTTGCTTTCAGTTAAGCATTTCTCAAGACAAGAATAATGCGTGTAATTATTGTAATTCAGATGATGTCAGGCAATTAAATAAATAATTATGGACGGAAACAAAGGAAATTGTATTTGTATTCGATGCGATAAAAAATATGTTCATAAAAAGGGTATTCCTTGTAAACAGGAGGTTTGTCCAGATTGTGGGAAGAAAATGATTCGAGAAAATTCATATCATCATCAATTATATTTAAAGAAAAAAGAAGATAAAAAT from Bacteroidota bacterium encodes the following:
- a CDS encoding DUF134 domain-containing protein: MSRPKHKRKINGPPMMEGFKPFGIPMKDLEPVILLFEEYESIRLSDYLNYTHEESAIKMNISRPTFTRIYEKARKQIAKSFIEGKALLFEGGNYETDDFWYRCNSCFQLSISQDKNNACNYCNSDDVRQLNK